CGGGGTGTCCAGGGCCCAGAGCGCGTCGCAGGCGACCAGGGCGGCGGCGCCGTCGGCGCTGCCGCCGGCCATGCCGCCGGCCACCGGGATGTCCTTGGCGATGTGCAGGTGGACGTCGGCCGCGACGCCGTGGTGGGCGGCGAGCAGCCGGGCGGCGCGGGCGGCGAGGTTGCTGTCGTCCAGCGGGACCTGGTCGGCGTCGGGGCCGGTGCAGCTGAGGGTGACGCCGTCGCCGGGGGCGGCCGCCGTGGCGGTCACCTCGTCGCCGAGGGCGACGGCGAAGAAGATGTTGGCGAGATCGTGGAACCCGTCGCCGCGCAGGCCGCCGACGCCCAACTGGACGTTGACCTTGGCGGGGACTCGGGCGGTCACACTCACTGGGCGTCCCCTGCGGGCTTGTGCTCGGCGATGGCGGCGAACTGCTCGACGGTGAGCATCTCGCCGCGCAGCTTGTGGTCGATCCCGGCGTCGGCCAGGGCCTGCTCGGCGGCGGCGGGGGAGCCCGCCCAGCCGGCCAGGGCGGCGCGCAGGGTCTTGCGGCGCTGGGCGAACGCGGCGTCGACGACCGCGAACACCTCCTTGCGGGTGGCGGTGGTCCGCGGCGGGTCGCGGCGGACCAGCGAGACGAGCCCGGAGTCGACGTTCGGCGCGGGCCAGAAGACGTTGCGGCCGATGGCCCCGGATCGCTTCACCTCGGCGTACCAGTTGGCCTTCACCGAGGGGACGCCGTAGACCTTGTTGCCGGGCTTGGCGGCGAGCCGGTCGGCGACCTCGGACTGCACCATGACCAGGGTCCGCTCGATGCTGGGGAAGGTCGCCAGCATGTGCAGCAGGACGGGGACGGCGACGTTGTACGGGAGGTTGGCGACCAGTGCGGTGGGCGGCGGTCCCGGCAGCTCGGTGACGTCCATGGCGTCGCGGAGCACCAGGTCGAAGTCCTTGGCCCGGGCGGGCAGCCGGGCGGCGATGGTGGTCGGCAGGTGCGCGGCGAGCAGGGGGTCGATCTCGACCGCGGTGACGTGGGAGGCGACCTCCAGCAGCGCCAGGGTGAGCGAGCCGAGGCCGGGCCCGACCTCGACCACCGCGTCCTCGCCCGTCACGTCGGCGGCCCGGACGATCCGCCGTACGGTGTTGCCGTCGATGACGAAGTTCTGCCCGCGCTGCTTGGTCGGCTTCACGCCGAGTGCGGCGGCCAGCTCCCGGATGTCGGAGGCGCCGAGCAGGAAGCTGTCAGGGGTGGGGTCGGTGGTGCTCACCCGCCAAGGATACGGGCGGGTCGGGTGTCCGGAGTTCGGGACCTGCCCGCGGTCCGTCCCGCCGGACCGGACGCCCGTCCGTCCGTTCGTCCGTGCGGCTCAGTAGCCGAAGGCCCGCGCCGTGTTCTGCGCGACGGCCTTCGACAGCTCGTCCTCGTGCAGGCCCAGCGTGGCGGCCATCGAGCGGAGGGTGACCGGGATCAGGTACGGCGCGTTCGGGCGGCCGCGGTAGGGGTGCGGGGTGAGGAACGGCGCGTCGGTCTCGACCAGGACGCGCTCCGGCGGGGTGGCGAGCAGGGCGTCCCGCAGCGGCTGGTTGGCCTTGAAGGTGACCGGGCCGGCGAAGGAGAGGTACCAGCCGTGCTCGGCGCAGATCCTGGCCATCGCGGCGTCGCCGGAGTAGCAGTGGAAGACGGTGCGCTCAGGGGCGCCCTCCTCCAGCAGGATCCGGATGACGTCCTCGTGGGCGTCGCGGTCGTGGATGACCAGGGCCTTGCCGTGCCGCTTGGCGATCTCGATGTGGCGACGGAAGGACTCCTGCTGGATGTCCACGCCCTCGGGGCCGGTGCGGAAGTAGTCGAGGCCGGTCTCGCCGACCGCCCTGACCTGCGGCAGGGCGGCGAGTGCGTCGATCTCGGCGAGCGCGGCGTCCAGTGCGCCGCCGCCGCCGGCCGGACGCTGCTGCCCCGACCAGCCGTCCGGGTCGCCGAGGAAGATCCGGGGTGCCTCGTTGGGGTGCAGCGCGACGGCCGCGTGGACCTGCTCGAACTCGGCGGCGAGCTCCGCCGCCCAGCGCGAGCCGGCCACGTCGCAACCCACCTGGACGACGGTGGTGACCCCGACGGCGGCGGCCTTCGCGAGGCTTTCCGCCGGGGTGCCGGACTGCATGTCCAGGTGGGTGTGCGAGTCGGCCACCGCCACCGCCAGCGGGGCGGGCGGGGGCGGCGGGACCGACCGGTCGTCGTCTTTGCGGGCCATCAGACTGCGGGCTTCTCTTCCAGGCGGGGGAACAGGATCTCGCCCTTGGTGACGGTGGCGCCGACGGGCAGCCGGCCCCAGTCGGCGGCGGAGTCGATGCTCTGCGCGGCGAGCGCGCCGAGGCCGGCCTCGGCGCCGAGCGACACCCAGAGCTTCTCGGCGGTGTCCGGCATGACCGGGTTGAGCAGGACGGCGGTGGCGCGCAGCGACTCGGCGGCGGTGTAGAGGATGGTCGCCAGGCGCGCCCGGCCCTCCTCCGAGTCGTCCTTGGCGACCTTCCAGGGCTCCTGGTCGCTGAGGTAGCCGTTGACCTGCTTGACGAACTCGAAGATCGCGGCGAGGCCGCCGGCGAAGTCGAGGTCCTCGCCGATCTTCTGGTCGGCGCTCTTCACGGCGGCGGTGAGGCCGTCCGCGACGGCCTGCTCGGCGGGGCCGGCGGCGGTGGCGGCCGGCAGCGCGCCCTCGAAGTACTTGCCGACCATGGCGGCCACCCGCGAGGCGAGGTTGCCGAAGTCGTTGGCCAGCTCGGAGGTGTACCGGGCGGAGAAGTCCTCCCAGGAGAACGAGCCGTCCGTGCCGAACGGGATCGCCCGCAGGAAGTAGTAGCGGTAGGCGTCGACGCCGAAGTGCGAGGTGAGGTCCTGCGGCGCGATGCCGGTGAGGTTGGACTTGCTCATCTTCTCGCCGCCGACCATCAGCCAGCCGTTGGCGACGACCCGCTTGGGCAGCGGCAGACCGGCGGCCATCAGCATCGCGGGCCAGATCACCGCGTGGAAGCGCAGGATGTCCTTGCCGACCAGGTGGACGGAGGCGGGCCACAGCTCGGCGAAGCGCTCCGGGTCGCTGCCGTAACCGGCGGCGGTGATGTAGTTCTGCAGGGCGTCGACCCACACGTACAGGACGTGCTTCTCGTCCCAGGGCAGCGGGACGCCCCAGTTGAACGTCGAGCGGGAGATCGAGAGGTCCTGAAGGCCCTGCTCGACGAAGCGCAGCACCTCGTTGCGGGCCGACTCCGGGGCGATGAAGCCGGGGTTCTCGGCGTAGAACTCCAGCAGCTTCGGGCCGTAGGCGGAGAGGCGGAAGAAGTAGTTCTCCTCCTCCAGCCACTCGACCGGCTTCTTGTGGATCGGGCAGAGCTTCTCGTCGGGGGTGGCGCCGTCGAGCAGTTCGGCCGGGAGCTTGTACTCCTCGCAGCCGACGCAGTACGGGCCGGAGTAGCCGCCCTTGTAGATCTCGCCCTTGTCGAAGAGGTCCTGGACGAACTCCTGGACCCGGTCGGTGTGGCGCTGCTGGGTGGTGCGGATGAAGTCGTCGTTGGCGATGTTCAGGTGCTGCCAGAGCGGCTTCCACGCCTCCTCGACCAGCTTGTCGCACCACTCCTGCGGGGTGACGCCGTTGGCGTCCGCCGTGCGCATGATCTTCTGTCCGTGCTCGTCGGTACCCGTCAGGTACCACACCTTCTCGCCGCGCTGGCGGTGCCAGCGGGTGAGGACGTCGCCCGCCACGGTGGTGTACGCGTGGCCCAGGTGCGGGCGATCGTTGACGTAGTAGATCGGGGTGGAAACGTAGTACGCCGGGGTCAGGGCCCCGGTGTTGCTGTGGTCTGCAGTGGCCGCCATGGTCGGAAAGCTTAGTCGCGTGCGGGGGCCGCCCTCGACCCGATGCCGCCGGGGCGTCCCGGGCGGCGTCCGACGGTGCGGGGGCGCCCCGGGAGGCGGGGGTGCGGCGGGCCCGGCGGTCGGGCGGGCCCGCCCGACCACCTTCAGCCCTTCAGCCCCCGGCCGCCTTCAGCCCTTCAGCCCTTCAGCCCTTCAGCCAGGCCAGGAAGCCGGCCAGCCGCCCGCGCGGCGACTCGTGCAGCGTCTTGCCGGGCGCGGCGGGCCCGGCCGGCTCCGCGTAGGAGGAGTACCCGGGGGCGTGGTGGGTGGACGCCGCCACGCCGGTGACCCGACCGGCGCGCATGATCCGCACCGTGTGCCCGCCGCAGCCGGGGCAGCTCGGCTGCAGAAGCGGCGACGGCACCCGGACCCCGTTGGCGTGGTACTCGATCACGGTGTGCCCGTCCCGGGCGACGTGGTGCTCGATCTCGTACGCCTGCTCCCAGCCGTACCCGCAACTCAGGCAGGCGAAGGAGTAGGCCTCCCGGACGCTCTCGACCGGGGTCGGCGGCCGGCCGGAGAGGCCGAGGCCGCTCGGCGCGCCGCCACCGAGGGGGGTACCGATTGTGTCGCTCATCGCGGTCTCCCAGCGCCCGCCGGACGCTCGCCCGGGCGGGTCTTTCATACCGGTGAATGCCCTGCTGGCCGCAACCGATGCCCACCTTGTCGAGACTTGGACCGGGGTTGGGAATCCCTGTACGAAGTCGCGGCGAAAACTTCAGATCATCGGGCGTTTACCTGGGCCTTTTCTCCAAGGTACGCGCCTGGGGCCCCACTGGCACGCTCTGTGCTCAGCGGCCCGCGGAGGCCTCGTTCTTCGCTGCGACCACAGCGTCGAAGACGTCCCGCTTGGGCAGTTTCAGCTCGGCCGCGACGGCCGCGATGGCTTCCTTGCGGCGCTCCCCCGCCTCCTCCCGGACCGCCACCCGGCGGGCCAGCTCCCCGGGGGTGAGATCCGCCGGGCCGGCCGGCGGGGCGCCCGCGACCACGACGGTGATCTCCCCCCGCACGCCCTCGGCCGCCCAGGTGGCCAGCTCGCCGATCGGGCCGCGCTTGACCTCCTCGTAGGTCTTGGTGAGCTCGCGGCAGACGGCGGCCGGGCGGTCGGCGCCGAAGGCCTCGGCCATCGCGGTGAGCGCCTCGGCGATCCGGTGCGGGGCCTCGAAGAAGACCATGGTGCGGGGCTCGGCCGCGACCTCGGCGAGCTGGCGGGCGCGGTCGCCGGCCTTGCGCGGCAGGAATCCCTCGAAGGTGAACCGGTCGACCGGCAGACCGGAGAGGGCGAGCGCGGTGAGCACGGCGGAGGGCCCTGGCACCGCCGTCACCCTGATCCCGGCCTCGACCGCCGCGGCGACCAGCCGGTAGCCGGGGTCGGAGACCGAGGGCATGCCGGCGTCCGTGACCAGCAGCACGCGGGAGCCGCCGAGCAGCGCCTCCACCAGTTCGGGCGTGCGGCCGACCTCGTTGCCCTCGAAGTAGGAGAGCACCCGGCCGGCCGGGGTGACCCCGAGGGCCTGGGTGAGCCGGCGCAGCCGCCGGGTGTCCTCGGCCGCGATCACGTCCGCGGTGCCCAGCTCGCCGACCAGCCGGGGCGGGGCGTCCGAGACGTCGCCGATGGGGGTGCCTGCCAATACCAGTACGCCTGTCACGCGCTCCATCCTCCCAGGGATTGCGGGCGGCCCCGCGCGGCAAGGGCTTTTCGGACGAACCGGGCAGCTTCGGAGGGAGCGGCCGCCCCCGGGCGCGCCGCCCCTACGATGTGCGGGTGAACGGCGACACGGCGGCCACTGCGCCCACCGATACGGGCCTCAGCGGTACGGACCACACCCCGCGGAGCGGCGTCGACGTGCCGGGCCGGGCGGCCGGGCCGTCCGCCGCCGTCCCGGCGCCGCGCGGCCACGACGACCGGCCCGACGACGGGCCCGACGACGGCCCCGGTGACGAACCGGGGGACGGCCTCGACGACGGGTCGGACGTGGACCCCGACGACGGGCCGGACGGGCCGGGGCGGGAGCGGCTGCCGGCCTGGCGGCGGGTCCTCTCCCGGCACGGGTACCGGCCGCCCGAGCGGCTCTCGCTCACCGATCGTCTGGTGCCGCCGATGCCGGGGACCGGCGGGCCCCCGCTGGTGCTGAACCGGCTGGGGATCTTCCCGCCGGACGCGCTCTGGGCCTGGCTGTGCCGGTGGGCGGGCTGGCTGGGGCCGCTCGCGGTGGCGCTGTTCGGCGGTGTGCTGCGCTTCACCGGGCTGGGCACCCCGCACGCGGTGATCTTCGACGAGACGTACTACGCCAAGGACGCGTACGCGCTCTGGCAGGGCGGCTACGAGACCAACTGGGGCGACGGCGCCAACGAGGCGATCATGGGCTCGCCGCAGAGCATCCCGTACCGCGTCGACCCGGCCTACGTCGTGCACCCGCCGGCCGGGAAGTGGATCATCGGCCTGGGCGAGCAGGTCTTCGGGATGAACCCCTTCGGCTGGCGAGCGGCCGTGGCCCTGCTCGGCACGCTGTCGATCCTGATGATCGCCCGGATCGGACGGCGGCTCCTGCGCTCCACGCTGCTGGGCTGCGTGGCCGGCCTGCTGCTGGCCGTCGACGGCCTGCACTTCGTGATGAGCCGGGTCGCCCTGCTGGACCTGGTGGTGATGTTCTGGATCCTGGCCGCCTTCGGCTTCCTGCTGCTGGACCGCGACCGCACCCGGGCGCTGATCGCCCGCCGCCTGGACGGCGTCCCGGACGCCGTCACCGCCCGCCGGATGAACCTGGGCTGGCGCCCGTACCGAATAGCGGCCGGTGTCTGCGTCGGCCTGACCTGCGCCACCAAGTGGAGCGGCCTGTACGTCGCACTCGCCTTCGGGCTGCTGACCGTGCTGTGGGACGCGGGCTCCCGCCGGGCGGCCGGGGCCGCGCACCCGTACCTCTGGACGCTGGTGCGCGACGCCGTCCCGGCGTTCTGCTCGATCGTGGTCACCTCGGTGGTCGTCTACATCTCCTCCTGGGCCGGCTGGTTCGCCAGCAGCAGCGTCCCCGGCCAGGGCGGCTACGGCCGGGACTGGGCGGCCCACCGCGCCGGGATCTCCCCCGAGTTCGTGCCGCTGCCGGGCCTGGGCCAGGTGCGGATGCCGTTCCGGTTCGACCTGACCTGGGTGCCGGACGCCCTGCGCAGCCTGTGGCACTACCACTCCACGGTCTACGACTTCCACACCCACCTGACCAGCCCGCACACCTATCAGTCGAACCCGTGGAGCTGGCTGGTGCTGGGGCGGCCGGTCTCGTACTTCTACGAGTCGCCCAAGCTCGGCCAGAACGGCTGCAAGGTCAACGAGTGCGCCCGCGAGGTGCTGGGCATCGGCACCCCGCTGCTGTGGTGGGCGGGCTGCGTGGCGCTCGTGTACTGCCTGTACCTCTGGGCGGTGCGGCGGGACTGGCGGGCCGGGGCGGTGCTCTGCGGTCTCGCGGCCGGCTACCTGCCGTGGTTCGGCTACCAGCAGCGGACCATCTTCCTGTTCTACGCGGTCGCCTTCGTCCCGTTCCTGGTGCTCGCGGTGACCCTGATGATCGGCGCGATCATCGGGCCCCCGGGGGCCTCCCGGGACCGCCGGATCGTCGGCGCCACCGGGGCCGGCGCACTCGTTCTGGCCGTCGTGTGGAACTTTTTGTACTTCTATCCCCTCTATACAGGGCAGACGATACCGATGGACGACTGGCGTGCCCGGATGTGGTTCAACAGCTGGATCTGAGCGCGTCCGTCCGTCGCGGGGGCCGCCCCGGCGTACCGGAACCGTCACGGGAGCCCCACCTTTCGTGAACGCACGGACCGGTCCCGCCTACGCTGTCCCCCGAACGCGCTTCCGACCACCCGCCGGGAGCCCGCCAGCCGCCAGACCTATGGGGGATCAGTCACCATGCACAAAGGCGCGAAGATCGGCGTCATCACCGGCGTCTCGGTCGCGATGCTCGCCGGCGCGGGATACGGGGCGTACAGCCTCGTGGGCCCCGGCTCGTCCGACGACAAGACGCCCAAGGCCCGCACGGTGGTCGCCGAACCGCCCAGCGCCGAGCAGGCGTCGAGCGGGGCCAAGGCGTTCCTGGACGCCTGGGCCGCCGGCGACCTGGAGGCGGCCGGCAAACTGACCGACAACCCGCAGGCCGCGACCACCGCGCTGCAGGCCTTCAAGGACAAGGTCAAGCCGAGCGGTCTGACGCTGGCCCCCGGCGGGCCGGCCACCCCCGCCGCGTTCGCCGCGGCCACGGCCGCCCCCTCGTCCACCGCCGCGCCGAAGACCACCGCCTCCCCCACCGCCGAGGCCACGGCGACCGGCACCCCGGCGCCGGCCGGCCAGGTGCTGATGGGCTACTCCGCCAAGGCGGAGTTCGAGGGCACCAGCAGCGCCTGGAAGTACGACGGCTTCCTCGGCGTGGTCAAGATGAGCGACAACACCCCCGCCGTGCACTGGGCGCCGACCGTGATCCACCCGCACCTGGCCGAGGGCGAGACCATCACCTCGCAGCCGATCTTCGCTCCGCCGTCCAACGTGGCCGAC
The sequence above is drawn from the Kitasatospora sp. NBC_00315 genome and encodes:
- the rsmA gene encoding 16S rRNA (adenine(1518)-N(6)/adenine(1519)-N(6))-dimethyltransferase RsmA, translating into MSTTDPTPDSFLLGASDIRELAAALGVKPTKQRGQNFVIDGNTVRRIVRAADVTGEDAVVEVGPGLGSLTLALLEVASHVTAVEIDPLLAAHLPTTIAARLPARAKDFDLVLRDAMDVTELPGPPPTALVANLPYNVAVPVLLHMLATFPSIERTLVMVQSEVADRLAAKPGNKVYGVPSVKANWYAEVKRSGAIGRNVFWPAPNVDSGLVSLVRRDPPRTTATRKEVFAVVDAAFAQRRKTLRAALAGWAGSPAAAEQALADAGIDHKLRGEMLTVEQFAAIAEHKPAGDAQ
- a CDS encoding TatD family hydrolase, with amino-acid sequence MARKDDDRSVPPPPPAPLAVAVADSHTHLDMQSGTPAESLAKAAAVGVTTVVQVGCDVAGSRWAAELAAEFEQVHAAVALHPNEAPRIFLGDPDGWSGQQRPAGGGGALDAALAEIDALAALPQVRAVGETGLDYFRTGPEGVDIQQESFRRHIEIAKRHGKALVIHDRDAHEDVIRILLEEGAPERTVFHCYSGDAAMARICAEHGWYLSFAGPVTFKANQPLRDALLATPPERVLVETDAPFLTPHPYRGRPNAPYLIPVTLRSMAATLGLHEDELSKAVAQNTARAFGY
- the metG gene encoding methionine--tRNA ligase, producing the protein MAATADHSNTGALTPAYYVSTPIYYVNDRPHLGHAYTTVAGDVLTRWHRQRGEKVWYLTGTDEHGQKIMRTADANGVTPQEWCDKLVEEAWKPLWQHLNIANDDFIRTTQQRHTDRVQEFVQDLFDKGEIYKGGYSGPYCVGCEEYKLPAELLDGATPDEKLCPIHKKPVEWLEEENYFFRLSAYGPKLLEFYAENPGFIAPESARNEVLRFVEQGLQDLSISRSTFNWGVPLPWDEKHVLYVWVDALQNYITAAGYGSDPERFAELWPASVHLVGKDILRFHAVIWPAMLMAAGLPLPKRVVANGWLMVGGEKMSKSNLTGIAPQDLTSHFGVDAYRYYFLRAIPFGTDGSFSWEDFSARYTSELANDFGNLASRVAAMVGKYFEGALPAATAAGPAEQAVADGLTAAVKSADQKIGEDLDFAGGLAAIFEFVKQVNGYLSDQEPWKVAKDDSEEGRARLATILYTAAESLRATAVLLNPVMPDTAEKLWVSLGAEAGLGALAAQSIDSAADWGRLPVGATVTKGEILFPRLEEKPAV
- the rsmI gene encoding 16S rRNA (cytidine(1402)-2'-O)-methyltransferase, with the translated sequence MERVTGVLVLAGTPIGDVSDAPPRLVGELGTADVIAAEDTRRLRRLTQALGVTPAGRVLSYFEGNEVGRTPELVEALLGGSRVLLVTDAGMPSVSDPGYRLVAAAVEAGIRVTAVPGPSAVLTALALSGLPVDRFTFEGFLPRKAGDRARQLAEVAAEPRTMVFFEAPHRIAEALTAMAEAFGADRPAAVCRELTKTYEEVKRGPIGELATWAAEGVRGEITVVVAGAPPAGPADLTPGELARRVAVREEAGERRKEAIAAVAAELKLPKRDVFDAVVAAKNEASAGR
- a CDS encoding dolichyl-phosphate-mannose--protein mannosyltransferase, which codes for MDPDDGPDGPGRERLPAWRRVLSRHGYRPPERLSLTDRLVPPMPGTGGPPLVLNRLGIFPPDALWAWLCRWAGWLGPLAVALFGGVLRFTGLGTPHAVIFDETYYAKDAYALWQGGYETNWGDGANEAIMGSPQSIPYRVDPAYVVHPPAGKWIIGLGEQVFGMNPFGWRAAVALLGTLSILMIARIGRRLLRSTLLGCVAGLLLAVDGLHFVMSRVALLDLVVMFWILAAFGFLLLDRDRTRALIARRLDGVPDAVTARRMNLGWRPYRIAAGVCVGLTCATKWSGLYVALAFGLLTVLWDAGSRRAAGAAHPYLWTLVRDAVPAFCSIVVTSVVVYISSWAGWFASSSVPGQGGYGRDWAAHRAGISPEFVPLPGLGQVRMPFRFDLTWVPDALRSLWHYHSTVYDFHTHLTSPHTYQSNPWSWLVLGRPVSYFYESPKLGQNGCKVNECAREVLGIGTPLLWWAGCVALVYCLYLWAVRRDWRAGAVLCGLAAGYLPWFGYQQRTIFLFYAVAFVPFLVLAVTLMIGAIIGPPGASRDRRIVGATGAGALVLAVVWNFLYFYPLYTGQTIPMDDWRARMWFNSWI